In Rickettsiales bacterium, the sequence AAGATATATTTCAAGCTATTGATTTTTATAGGGGCTGACACCTAATAATATTCTTTGAGCAACTTTTTCAGGTCTGCCAGTAAGTCACTTGGTGTGCCCATATTAAACCTCCACTCACATTCTTTCAAGAACAGATTAAAATGCTC encodes:
- a CDS encoding IS1595 family transposase, whose amino-acid sequence is EHFNLFLKECEWRFNMGTPSDLLADLKKLLKEYY